In a genomic window of Piliocolobus tephrosceles isolate RC106 chromosome 1, ASM277652v3, whole genome shotgun sequence:
- the LOC116418964 gene encoding vegetative cell wall protein gp1-like, which translates to MLGARLGLAEPPLAPRARGPGGFAPGSGRPRGRSPPGQAARAPRPGFPGAARAPSVPQAARCSRAPPSPPGPCQTPCAPPSPAHTHPATGAPAAAASAPGAPCSPGGSDSPPPPPSPPPLLLLLLQLRLLQSRSSSAWAARLLRSPREPINPSAGAYVRPWLRSLPPASFPPSSSRRGPGAGPADPSVQPRPLPESRREEPQRPPARASHPALCQQQTQTFPSPSPLQVTEEAPGPPA; encoded by the coding sequence ATGTTGGGGGCGAGGCTCGGCCTGGCGGAGCCGCCACTTGCACCCCGCGCGCGGGGCCCGGGCGGATTTGCGCCAGGCTCCGGGCGGCCCCGCGGCCGCTCCCCGCCGGGCCAAGCAGCCCGCGCACCCCGGCCGGGTTTCCCGGGAGCAGCCCGGGCACCGTCAGTGCCCCAGGCCGCGCGCTGCAGCCGCGCCCCGCCGAGCCCTCCAGGGCCCTGCCAGACCCCCTGCGCCCCGCCGAGCCCCGCGCACACTCACCCAGCGACAGGAGCGCCAGCAGCAGCGGCCTCGGCGCCAGGCGCCCCATGCTCGCCCGGCGGGAGCgactctccccctcctcctccttccccgccgcctctcctcctcctcctcctccagctccgGCTGCTCCAGAGTCGGAGCTCCTCCGCCTGGGCCGCGCGCCTGCTCCGCTCTCCTCGCGAGCCGATAAATCCCAGCGCTGGGGCGTACGTGCGCCCCTGGCTCCGCTCGCTCCCTCccgcctccttccctccctcctccagccgGCGGGGCCCGGGAGCCGGCCCCGCCGATCCGAGTGTGCAGCCCCGACCGCTTCCCGAAAGCAGAAGGGAAGAACCGCAGCGCCCGCCCGCCCGCGCCTCCCATCCGGCGCTTTGCCAGCAACAAACACAAACTTTCCCAAGCCCCTCCCCGCTCCAGGTAACGGAGGAAGCGCCGGGGCCACCCGCTTAA